One Vibrio tapetis subsp. tapetis DNA segment encodes these proteins:
- the yjeH gene encoding L-methionine/branched-chain amino acid transporter, which yields MAQLKQEITLTSGIGQLSTTLMGTGLFMIPAIAAGIAGGLSLWAWIILFVAICPIALTFAQLGKRFPSAGGTAYFVRKAFNPRLEKSVAWLFVSVIPVGVPAAVTLAAGFLQQLLPDSFNSLLFAQAITVFLLVVVNLMGSKSSGRLQTVIAVSIFTLVAAFWWKGEVGLQDITMPALELNSMWAIASALAVMFWCFVGIEAFAHMGEEFKDPERDFPIAIIVGCLVAGITYWACSVVILKFGAYGSSEFDSASIPWLSEQLFGASFKVLISIIGFAACFASVNLYTQSLARMVWAQFRDNKPNSVLAKVSVNGVPANATLVIGAVILLSCILGELSGLDLEFFLTLANGVFVLIYLLAMLAATKLLTGVSRYLAMGSLLLCTFVFICLGWSTLYALSIFILLSLPWRKWLRKTRPMTD from the coding sequence ATGGCGCAACTTAAACAAGAAATCACCCTTACCTCTGGTATTGGGCAACTGTCTACAACATTAATGGGGACGGGATTATTTATGATACCGGCGATTGCTGCTGGTATCGCAGGTGGCCTGTCTTTGTGGGCTTGGATTATTCTATTCGTCGCTATCTGCCCAATCGCTTTAACATTTGCTCAGCTAGGCAAGCGATTTCCGAGCGCAGGCGGTACGGCTTATTTCGTGCGAAAAGCGTTTAATCCTAGGTTAGAAAAGAGCGTGGCATGGCTGTTTGTCAGCGTGATCCCGGTAGGTGTTCCGGCTGCCGTCACATTAGCTGCTGGATTTTTGCAACAACTATTACCTGACAGCTTCAATTCGCTTCTTTTCGCTCAAGCGATCACGGTGTTTTTGCTTGTGGTTGTCAACTTGATGGGGAGCAAGTCTTCGGGCAGGTTGCAGACTGTTATTGCTGTGAGCATTTTTACCTTGGTAGCTGCTTTTTGGTGGAAGGGAGAGGTTGGCTTACAAGACATTACAATGCCAGCACTAGAGTTGAACTCGATGTGGGCGATTGCCTCCGCGTTAGCCGTTATGTTTTGGTGTTTCGTTGGAATTGAAGCTTTTGCTCACATGGGAGAAGAGTTTAAAGATCCCGAACGCGATTTTCCCATTGCAATCATTGTTGGTTGCTTAGTCGCAGGTATTACCTATTGGGCATGTTCTGTGGTGATTCTGAAATTCGGAGCGTATGGAAGTTCTGAATTTGATAGTGCTTCAATTCCTTGGTTAAGTGAGCAGCTATTTGGTGCAAGTTTTAAAGTCTTGATAAGTATCATTGGATTCGCTGCATGTTTTGCTAGTGTGAACTTATATACGCAAAGCTTAGCTCGAATGGTTTGGGCTCAATTTCGTGATAATAAACCAAATAGCGTTTTAGCTAAGGTTTCGGTAAATGGGGTGCCTGCTAACGCAACCTTAGTGATCGGTGCCGTGATATTGTTATCTTGTATTTTGGGTGAGCTATCAGGGTTGGATCTTGAGTTTTTTCTTACGTTAGCTAATGGCGTTTTTGTCCTGATTTACCTGCTGGCGATGCTTGCCGCAACAAAGCTGCTTACGGGAGTTAGCCGTTATTTGGCAATGGGCTCTCTCTTGCTCTGTACCTTTGTGTTTATTTGCCTAGGTTGGTCTACTTTATATGCACTTAGCATTTTTATCTTATTGTCTCTGCCATGGCGCAAGTGGTTGAGAAAAACACGACCAATGACTGATTGA
- a CDS encoding ABC transporter substrate-binding protein encodes MYKINKVGMVMASKRKVVSTLGIVVVLFMIPVFVWVFDNKEQASSDDTTIKIGVSQTPLSAPFIIAKELGLLQEGQLNIELVPCFGGVKCTAMLTAGEVKYATSSESVVMFESFNGNNIALLASFVSSDGDVKLLTPSVLNINQVSDLKGKRVGVVKASSSEFYLDSVLSANNQKQLDFEKVYLNATEMVNALQTSQVDAISVWEPFGYQTNIEFNSQINNLGIKGVYELSFNLISLKQYFDSSDEEALKIIEVLGKAIESINHNPDQAIKIVSRSLDVKSGQLLWSWNYYVFRLSLGNSLLYSLQLQSSWALKEGLVMGQEPNFRYVFYSTPFEKYQKSGGGR; translated from the coding sequence ATGTATAAGATCAATAAAGTTGGCATGGTCATGGCGAGTAAAAGAAAAGTAGTTTCCACTTTAGGGATTGTCGTCGTTCTATTTATGATTCCTGTTTTTGTGTGGGTGTTCGATAATAAAGAGCAAGCAAGCTCTGATGACACGACGATCAAAATCGGTGTGTCACAAACCCCTTTGTCAGCTCCATTTATTATTGCGAAAGAGTTAGGGTTGTTGCAGGAAGGTCAGCTTAATATTGAACTCGTTCCTTGTTTTGGGGGGGTGAAATGCACAGCCATGTTGACGGCTGGTGAGGTTAAATACGCAACCTCTTCAGAATCAGTGGTCATGTTCGAGAGTTTTAACGGCAATAATATAGCGCTATTAGCCAGCTTTGTTAGCTCAGACGGTGACGTAAAGCTGTTGACGCCAAGTGTTTTAAATATCAACCAAGTATCCGACTTAAAGGGTAAAAGAGTTGGTGTAGTAAAGGCAAGTTCCAGTGAGTTTTACCTAGATTCAGTATTAAGTGCTAACAATCAGAAGCAACTAGATTTCGAAAAGGTGTACCTTAACGCAACGGAGATGGTGAACGCGCTGCAAACCTCTCAAGTTGATGCTATTTCTGTATGGGAGCCATTTGGATATCAAACCAATATTGAATTTAACTCACAAATTAATAATCTTGGAATTAAAGGCGTCTATGAACTTTCCTTTAATTTGATTTCATTGAAGCAATATTTTGATAGCTCTGATGAAGAAGCTCTGAAAATCATTGAAGTGTTAGGTAAGGCTATAGAGTCGATCAATCATAATCCTGACCAAGCGATAAAAATAGTTTCCCGTTCATTAGATGTAAAATCAGGGCAGTTGCTATGGTCATGGAATTACTACGTTTTTAGGTTATCTCTAGGTAATTCCTTGCTTTATAGTTTGCAATTGCAATCTAGCTGGGCACTAAAAGAAGGGTTGGTCATGGGGCAGGAGCCAAACTTCAGGTACGTTTTTTATTCTACTCCTTTTGAGAAATATCAAAAAAGTGGGGGAGGGCGATGA
- a CDS encoding GGDEF domain-containing protein, translating to MINSLFKKLVLLFFTSFLLTFLIMVASYNTFNEQNKTDRELEQLIHLQLSVDLLRSQLWLLLQNDGDFRNFEHVTDAQLQLTSKISEYQFRGIKLENIKRMNGSLSSLLAQEKKLLKQDQLRRGGVNSSGVVLIHSRYNMLVQSMTEELAYMHQEIVYQSSQNITQSMLYGAIGLVISSLFVSAIAWLIMYRFRLGISALTRAIYQLSNGKLDCKVDHAKLDVEFTNLAMFFNKMTSSLRESVVTRRELELEVKKQTQALKDQQAQLLFFSEYDPLTNVLNRRAFDSALSNAIIKANRTHLKMAILFIDLDKFKQVNDNYGHDAGDTILMVIGERLQAIVRRSDFVGRYGGDEFIVCFDLLDNYEIIPQKVNQIIDEIEKPVPHQGEQLIVGCSIGVSYFGVDSIEKDELTRIADGRMYQAKEIDKSAGYDSDYIKRPWEKVNEQSNSA from the coding sequence ATGATCAACTCTCTATTTAAAAAATTGGTCTTACTGTTTTTCACCAGTTTTTTACTTACGTTTTTAATTATGGTGGCCTCGTACAATACGTTTAACGAGCAAAATAAAACGGATCGAGAATTAGAACAACTAATTCATTTGCAATTGAGTGTCGACCTGTTGCGAAGTCAGTTATGGCTTTTGTTACAAAATGATGGGGACTTTCGTAATTTCGAACACGTGACAGACGCTCAATTACAGTTAACCAGTAAAATATCTGAATATCAATTTAGAGGCATTAAGCTCGAGAACATCAAAAGGATGAACGGCAGTCTAAGTTCGTTGCTTGCTCAAGAAAAAAAATTATTGAAACAAGATCAACTCAGACGAGGCGGAGTAAATTCCAGCGGTGTTGTACTCATTCACTCGCGATACAACATGTTAGTGCAAAGCATGACAGAAGAGCTAGCTTACATGCATCAAGAAATTGTTTATCAAAGTTCCCAAAATATTACGCAGTCTATGCTTTATGGCGCCATAGGGCTGGTGATATCGTCATTGTTTGTTAGTGCGATTGCATGGTTAATTATGTATCGGTTTAGGTTAGGCATATCTGCGTTGACCAGAGCAATTTATCAGCTTTCAAACGGCAAATTAGACTGCAAAGTCGACCACGCGAAATTAGACGTGGAATTTACTAACCTTGCCATGTTCTTTAATAAAATGACCTCTTCGTTAAGAGAGTCAGTCGTTACACGACGAGAGCTTGAACTAGAAGTGAAAAAGCAAACTCAGGCGTTAAAAGATCAGCAAGCTCAGCTGCTATTTTTCTCCGAATATGACCCATTGACTAATGTTCTTAATCGACGCGCATTTGATTCGGCATTAAGTAATGCGATTATTAAAGCGAATCGAACTCATCTAAAGATGGCGATACTATTCATTGATTTAGATAAGTTTAAACAAGTCAACGACAATTACGGGCATGACGCCGGAGATACAATTTTAATGGTGATTGGCGAACGACTGCAGGCCATTGTAAGGCGTTCTGATTTTGTTGGCCGTTACGGTGGAGATGAGTTTATTGTGTGCTTTGATTTACTGGATAACTACGAGATCATTCCACAGAAAGTAAATCAAATCATAGATGAAATTGAAAAACCTGTCCCACACCAAGGTGAACAATTGATTGTCGGTTGCAGTATCGGAGTGAGTTATTTTGGCGTAGACAGCATTGAAAAAGATGAGTTAACGCGAATTGCAGATGGCCGTATGTATCAGGCCAAGGAAATTGATAAGAGCGCAGGATATGACAGCGACTACATAAAGAGGCCTTGGGAAAAGGTCAACGAGCAATCAAATAGTGCCTAG
- a CDS encoding electron transfer flavoprotein-ubiquinone oxidoreductase → MDRESMEYDVVIVGGGPAGLACACKIAQLKNQYGLEEVTICLVEKGAEVGSHILSGALFETTALDELFPDWEALGAPIQTKVNHDQFVHLTTKLNHVTIPNYFTPHPMHNSENTYIISLANLTRWLGKQAEQLGIDVFSGFAASRILFKPSESSDCPNNKNSDIVTGVITSDLGLDKNGQPKANFEAGIELRSKYTIFAEGSRGHLGKQLIDKYQLDKGKAPQHYALGIKEIWETAEATKPGKVIHATGWPLSESSSSGGGFMYHLENNQIAVGLIVDLNYSNPYLNPFEEFQRFKHHPVIAQHLSGAERISFGARAISKGGFTSLPKQQFQGGLLIGCDAGTLNPLKIKGCHSAMKSGMIAAHAVIEQLEQGHSHTEPDYNTHFEASWLYKELTDSRNFCGAIHKYGSILGGILTSFEHNIWPKLSPSPVPWHIQDNKADHSNLKTTNYSKRIHYPSPDGELSFDKLSSVYLSGTHHEENQPCHLLVNGQDVSLDEQLALYDEPSQRYCPAGVYEVIETGGKSKLQINAANCLHCKTCDIKAPSQNITWQPPEGGGGPNYSNM, encoded by the coding sequence ATGGACAGAGAAAGCATGGAGTATGATGTTGTAATCGTTGGCGGAGGGCCTGCAGGTTTGGCTTGCGCTTGCAAAATCGCGCAACTAAAAAATCAATATGGCCTCGAAGAGGTGACTATTTGTCTGGTTGAGAAAGGGGCTGAAGTCGGTTCTCATATCCTGTCTGGCGCTCTGTTTGAAACCACAGCATTAGACGAATTATTTCCTGATTGGGAGGCCTTAGGTGCCCCGATCCAAACGAAGGTAAACCATGATCAATTTGTCCATCTCACAACCAAACTGAATCATGTAACAATCCCCAATTACTTCACTCCCCACCCTATGCATAATTCTGAAAATACCTACATTATTAGCCTAGCGAATTTAACTCGCTGGTTAGGAAAACAAGCTGAGCAACTCGGTATTGATGTGTTCTCAGGTTTTGCAGCATCTCGCATACTTTTCAAGCCTTCTGAATCTTCTGACTGCCCAAACAATAAAAATAGTGACATTGTCACAGGAGTCATCACCTCCGATCTCGGCTTAGACAAAAATGGACAACCCAAAGCAAACTTTGAGGCCGGTATCGAACTGCGTAGTAAGTACACTATTTTTGCTGAAGGCTCTCGAGGCCACTTGGGCAAACAGCTCATCGATAAATACCAGCTAGACAAGGGAAAAGCACCCCAACATTATGCTCTGGGTATCAAAGAAATCTGGGAGACGGCTGAAGCCACTAAACCAGGAAAGGTTATTCACGCAACCGGATGGCCGTTATCTGAATCTTCCAGCTCTGGTGGTGGCTTTATGTACCACCTTGAAAACAACCAAATCGCCGTTGGCCTGATCGTTGACCTAAACTACAGCAATCCCTATTTGAACCCATTTGAGGAGTTCCAAAGGTTCAAGCACCATCCGGTCATCGCGCAACACTTGTCAGGAGCGGAACGCATTAGCTTTGGTGCTAGAGCAATAAGTAAAGGAGGCTTCACTTCTCTGCCTAAGCAACAGTTTCAAGGCGGCTTATTAATAGGCTGCGATGCAGGAACCTTAAACCCTTTGAAGATTAAAGGCTGTCACAGCGCAATGAAATCTGGGATGATCGCAGCACACGCTGTTATTGAACAATTAGAGCAAGGACACAGCCACACCGAGCCAGACTACAACACCCACTTTGAAGCATCTTGGCTCTACAAAGAGCTAACCGACTCACGGAATTTTTGTGGTGCTATCCATAAATACGGATCTATCTTAGGGGGGATACTGACGAGCTTTGAACACAACATTTGGCCTAAACTCTCCCCCTCACCTGTGCCTTGGCATATTCAAGACAATAAAGCCGACCACAGCAACCTAAAAACCACCAATTACAGTAAGAGAATTCATTATCCATCGCCCGATGGCGAGTTAAGTTTTGACAAACTTTCTTCGGTTTATCTGTCTGGCACTCACCATGAAGAAAACCAGCCCTGCCATTTATTAGTCAACGGCCAAGACGTCTCGTTGGATGAACAACTCGCATTGTATGATGAACCCAGTCAGCGTTACTGCCCTGCAGGGGTCTATGAAGTGATTGAGACGGGCGGTAAATCTAAGCTACAAATCAATGCCGCCAATTGCCTCCATTGCAAAACGTGTGATATTAAAGCCCCTTCACAAAATATTACTTGGCAGCCTCCCGAAGGCGGAGGTGGACCAAATTATTCTAATATGTAG
- a CDS encoding electron transfer flavoprotein subunit beta/FixA family protein, with amino-acid sequence MKVLVAIKRVIDPYVKIRVRSDGTGVETNNVKMTINPFCEIAVEEAVRLKEADIAKEVVVVSIGDASSQEQLRTALALGADRAIHVEAPFTVEPLAVAKILKAIMEKEAADIVLLGKQSIDTDNNQVAQMLGALSGRPQGTFASELSIEPNHAVVTREIDGGLETLRLSLPAIISTDLRLNDPRYASLPNIMKAKRKPMECTSAEELDVCITQHQQILDVLPPATRSKGVMVADVSELVDKLKNQEKVV; translated from the coding sequence GTGAAGGTATTAGTAGCGATAAAACGAGTCATCGATCCTTACGTCAAAATTCGGGTGAGAAGTGACGGTACTGGAGTTGAAACCAACAATGTAAAAATGACGATTAATCCATTTTGCGAGATAGCAGTGGAAGAAGCAGTCAGGCTTAAAGAAGCCGATATCGCGAAGGAAGTCGTGGTGGTTTCCATTGGAGATGCATCCAGTCAAGAGCAATTACGAACGGCACTCGCTTTAGGAGCGGATAGAGCCATTCACGTAGAAGCGCCGTTTACAGTTGAACCCCTAGCGGTTGCGAAGATACTGAAAGCCATCATGGAAAAAGAAGCGGCCGACATTGTGTTACTGGGTAAGCAGTCGATTGATACCGATAACAATCAAGTTGCTCAAATGCTTGGAGCGCTAAGCGGGCGTCCGCAAGGCACGTTTGCTTCGGAGTTGTCTATTGAGCCTAACCATGCCGTAGTAACCCGAGAAATAGACGGTGGTCTCGAGACCTTGAGGTTATCGTTACCCGCCATTATTAGTACGGATTTGCGATTGAATGACCCTCGTTATGCGTCGCTTCCGAACATCATGAAAGCGAAACGTAAACCTATGGAATGCACATCTGCTGAAGAGCTTGATGTTTGCATCACACAGCATCAACAAATTCTCGATGTTCTGCCTCCTGCAACTCGCAGTAAAGGGGTCATGGTTGCTGATGTTTCGGAGTTAGTCGATAAGTTAAAGAATCAAGAGAAAGTAGTGTAG
- a CDS encoding electron transfer flavoprotein subunit alpha/FixB family protein has protein sequence MNLTTLVIAEHDNKALSMDTLRTIRAATTIRDNSETLVPITVVVMGDGCDLVAKQLLTIDAVSDVVCVDSKSYKSPLAENYAQTVVNLCHDEAHKSYSHILAPASSFGKNLLPRVAALLDVGLVSDVISIESEDVAVRPIYAGNALARVKVLDPIKVMTIRGSAYDAIDLCDNSDSQNTEHHAEVIQYQDFLTSELSELVSLQKTVTERPELPAARVVVSGGRGLGSKDNFNLVEQLADRLGGAIGASRAAVDAGYVSNDLQVGQTGKIVAPELYIAVGISGAIQHLAGMKDSKVIVAINSDPEAPIFDIADYGLVGDLFEIMPELIDKC, from the coding sequence ATGAATTTAACTACGTTAGTTATTGCGGAACATGATAACAAAGCCCTATCGATGGATACATTACGTACCATTCGCGCAGCAACAACAATACGAGATAACAGCGAAACATTAGTGCCCATTACGGTCGTTGTGATGGGGGACGGGTGTGACTTGGTGGCCAAGCAATTGCTTACCATTGATGCTGTAAGCGATGTTGTCTGTGTTGATTCCAAATCGTATAAGAGCCCGCTCGCTGAAAATTACGCTCAAACTGTGGTTAATTTATGCCACGACGAGGCGCATAAATCGTATTCCCATATTTTGGCGCCAGCTTCGAGTTTTGGTAAAAATCTATTGCCTAGAGTGGCGGCGTTACTTGATGTCGGGCTTGTATCTGATGTGATCAGTATTGAATCTGAGGATGTAGCGGTACGGCCAATCTATGCGGGTAATGCTTTAGCGCGAGTGAAAGTGCTAGACCCAATTAAAGTCATGACGATTCGCGGTTCAGCTTATGATGCCATTGACCTATGCGATAATAGTGACAGTCAAAATACTGAACATCACGCAGAAGTCATCCAATATCAAGACTTTCTCACTTCAGAGCTTTCGGAGTTAGTTTCTTTACAAAAAACCGTCACCGAGCGCCCTGAGTTGCCTGCCGCAAGGGTCGTCGTATCCGGTGGAAGGGGATTAGGCAGTAAAGATAACTTTAACTTGGTTGAACAGCTCGCTGACAGGCTAGGTGGCGCAATTGGCGCGTCACGGGCGGCGGTGGATGCCGGATATGTTTCTAACGATCTACAAGTTGGACAAACCGGTAAGATAGTTGCACCGGAACTCTACATTGCTGTTGGCATATCAGGTGCTATCCAGCATTTAGCAGGGATGAAAGATTCCAAAGTCATTGTGGCGATTAACTCTGATCCGGAAGCCCCAATTTTCGATATCGCAGATTATGGTTTAGTCGGCGATCTATTTGAAATCATGCCCGAGTTGATTGATAAGTGCTAA
- a CDS encoding 2,3-dihydro-2,3-dihydroxybenzoate dehydrogenase: protein MMDAEKPRTLTLITGAASGIGKACAKAVLTQDEEVILLDKDNEQLLAFYESLTAKQQDKAHLYSVDLNDLTSVSNFCQSISEKGLTPNNIISAAGILHLSPILELSAEQLTDTLNTNFIGTFVLLQHLAKTWVTNHYPGSLVVVGSNAADTPRVNMSAYCASKASLHIAIKCMGLELAQYGIRCNIVSPGSTRTSMQEQLWQNADGEQLTIQGNLEQHKLGIPLGKIAEPDDIVNAVLFLLSEKAGHITMQDLRVDGGATL from the coding sequence ATGATGGACGCTGAAAAACCAAGGACATTAACTTTAATTACCGGTGCGGCAAGTGGCATTGGCAAAGCCTGTGCAAAAGCAGTTCTAACACAAGATGAAGAAGTCATTCTTTTGGATAAGGACAATGAACAACTCTTGGCCTTTTATGAGAGCTTAACCGCCAAACAACAAGACAAGGCACACCTCTATTCAGTCGATCTTAATGACCTAACTTCAGTGTCCAATTTTTGTCAATCGATCTCCGAAAAAGGTCTCACACCAAACAATATCATCAGCGCCGCCGGTATTTTGCACCTTTCCCCGATCCTTGAGCTCTCCGCAGAACAACTCACTGATACGCTCAATACTAATTTCATTGGGACGTTTGTCCTGCTGCAGCATTTAGCGAAAACATGGGTAACGAACCATTACCCTGGATCATTGGTCGTTGTTGGGTCTAACGCCGCAGATACTCCACGAGTAAATATGTCCGCATATTGTGCCTCCAAAGCCAGTCTTCATATTGCAATCAAATGCATGGGTTTAGAGTTAGCGCAATATGGAATACGCTGTAATATTGTTAGCCCTGGCTCAACCCGAACGAGTATGCAAGAGCAATTGTGGCAAAATGCAGATGGAGAACAACTCACTATCCAAGGTAACTTAGAACAGCACAAGCTTGGTATTCCATTAGGAAAAATTGCGGAGCCCGATGACATTGTTAACGCCGTCCTATTCTTACTCAGCGAAAAGGCTGGGCACATTACCATGCAGGATCTTCGCGTTGATGGAGGCGCTACTTTATAA
- a CDS encoding isochorismate synthase: MFRDSVGNKLLLTKLFDDDLDGALFFFSSPTVTMLTEGVAAELTETLKFSELDDQINNLFLKVKSDDNDNPIAVGVIPFSEGNPVHFIVPKRIVTTSPIRPNSIEESECLGVCRPSTVWSNPTAQVYMKSVLEAESCCGNCDSSLDKVVLSRTVEVDTETEIDRISLLKRLLKQNPGGYTFSTKLGSGGEDSYLMGSSPELLVSRKGQYVCSNPLAGSRRRSTDEEINLQNSESMIDSEKDLHEHAVVVDAVERALQPWCSNLYVPLIPSVMATKSMLHLSTKIEGTILDVSTSALKLASHLHPTPAVCGYPTDNAHQFINNTEPFDRGYFTGLVGWVDSRGNGEWVVVIRCAQVEKKRLKVYAGAGIVSGSEPLSELNETGNKMRTVLNALGIDLKEEMETT; encoded by the coding sequence ATGTTTCGAGATTCAGTAGGCAATAAGTTGCTACTAACCAAATTATTTGACGATGACTTAGATGGGGCACTCTTCTTTTTTAGCTCCCCTACAGTGACAATGTTGACCGAAGGCGTCGCCGCTGAATTGACTGAGACGCTGAAATTTTCAGAACTCGATGACCAAATAAATAATTTATTCTTAAAAGTAAAAAGTGACGATAATGACAACCCGATCGCGGTTGGTGTCATTCCGTTTTCTGAAGGTAATCCAGTCCATTTTATTGTCCCTAAGAGGATAGTGACAACCTCTCCAATACGACCCAATTCCATTGAAGAATCGGAATGTTTAGGGGTCTGTAGACCTTCAACAGTTTGGTCAAACCCTACCGCTCAGGTTTACATGAAAAGCGTGTTGGAAGCCGAATCATGCTGCGGAAATTGTGATTCTTCCTTAGATAAAGTCGTTCTGTCACGAACCGTAGAGGTGGATACAGAAACTGAAATCGACCGAATATCATTGTTGAAACGATTATTAAAACAAAACCCTGGGGGTTATACGTTTTCAACCAAATTAGGTTCCGGAGGGGAAGATTCATACTTGATGGGATCGAGCCCAGAGCTGCTGGTTTCAAGAAAAGGCCAATACGTTTGCTCAAATCCCTTGGCAGGATCTCGTCGACGTAGTACTGACGAAGAGATTAACCTGCAAAACTCAGAGTCGATGATCGACAGTGAAAAAGATCTTCATGAACACGCGGTGGTCGTCGATGCAGTCGAAAGAGCGTTGCAGCCATGGTGTTCGAACCTATACGTGCCTTTGATTCCGTCGGTCATGGCGACCAAGTCGATGCTTCATTTGTCCACCAAAATAGAAGGCACTATTTTGGACGTTAGTACCAGTGCGTTAAAGCTAGCGAGTCATTTACACCCAACACCTGCTGTCTGTGGTTACCCAACGGATAACGCGCATCAATTTATCAATAATACAGAACCCTTTGATAGGGGCTATTTCACGGGGCTTGTGGGTTGGGTGGACTCTAGAGGCAATGGTGAATGGGTGGTGGTCATCCGGTGCGCACAAGTTGAAAAGAAGCGGTTAAAAGTCTATGCGGGCGCGGGCATTGTAAGTGGCTCGGAGCCCTTAAGTGAATTAAACGAAACCGGAAATAAAATGAGAACGGTGTTGAATGCGCTTGGTATTGATTTAAAAGAAGAAATGGAAACGACATAA
- a CDS encoding (2,3-dihydroxybenzoyl)adenylate synthase has protein sequence MMTSKSNSGFTPWPEEYKTRYRAAGYWTDLTIPKMLEISSRNYPDQKALICGEREFTYQEVNEKVISLSTGFYSKLKLRSGDKVVLHLPNTAEFYFCLFALLRIGVQPLLALPAHRYAELSYFCDFIQAKALITGSQLNVDIESLSEKIVENSTVKPQIVWCGSGKPKYGVKVGELYSANADVNSNSNEEFALFQLSGGTTGTPKLIPRTHYDYLYSVEKSNQVCDFSSRTRYLCVLPAAHNFSLSSPGALGCFMAGGTVILGQDSSPQTVFSLIEKHKVTVTAAVPPLARLWLAYAKERIYDISSLGVLQVGGARFDEETARQVRPIMGCQLQQVFGMAEGLVNYTRLDDPEDVIVTTQGRPMCDDDEIRVEDKSGNLVPTGTPGLLRVRGAYTIRGYFNAPEHNRSSFDSEGFYHTGDIVSVTKEGNLQVVGRVKDQINRGGEKIAAPEVENHLLAHSDIHDAAVVGVPDAYLGEQSCAVIVCIEKQLKPIEIKRFLRSKGLADYKVPDRIIFVDVLPKTAVGKVDKNKLIGDFNSHENRIPY, from the coding sequence ATGATGACTAGTAAATCAAACTCTGGTTTTACCCCGTGGCCGGAAGAATACAAAACGCGTTACCGAGCCGCTGGATATTGGACCGACTTAACCATACCGAAAATGTTAGAAATATCATCAAGAAATTATCCGGATCAAAAAGCGCTGATCTGCGGGGAACGAGAGTTTACCTACCAGGAGGTAAATGAAAAAGTAATTTCATTATCGACCGGTTTCTATTCAAAATTGAAATTACGAAGCGGTGATAAAGTTGTCCTTCATTTACCCAATACCGCTGAGTTCTATTTTTGTCTATTTGCATTATTACGAATTGGCGTACAACCATTATTAGCCTTACCTGCGCATCGATATGCCGAATTATCGTATTTTTGTGATTTTATTCAAGCGAAGGCATTAATAACAGGTTCTCAGTTAAATGTTGATATTGAATCATTGTCTGAAAAAATTGTAGAAAATAGCACGGTCAAACCCCAGATCGTGTGGTGTGGTTCTGGCAAGCCAAAATACGGCGTAAAGGTAGGTGAATTATATTCAGCAAACGCTGACGTTAACTCTAATTCAAATGAAGAATTTGCTCTATTTCAATTGTCCGGAGGCACGACGGGAACCCCCAAACTTATTCCTCGTACCCATTATGACTATTTGTATAGTGTTGAAAAAAGCAATCAGGTTTGTGATTTTTCCTCAAGGACTCGTTACTTATGTGTACTTCCTGCCGCCCATAACTTTTCGTTGAGTTCACCTGGAGCATTAGGATGCTTTATGGCCGGAGGCACCGTGATACTTGGCCAAGACTCTAGCCCTCAAACTGTCTTTTCTTTAATTGAAAAACATAAAGTTACCGTGACTGCTGCGGTTCCACCTTTGGCGCGGCTTTGGTTAGCCTATGCTAAGGAGCGTATTTATGACATTAGCTCTCTTGGTGTATTGCAAGTTGGCGGTGCGAGATTTGACGAAGAGACGGCAAGGCAAGTACGCCCAATTATGGGGTGCCAACTGCAACAAGTATTTGGTATGGCTGAAGGGCTTGTCAACTATACGCGTTTGGATGACCCCGAGGACGTGATCGTAACGACACAAGGCAGACCAATGTGTGATGACGACGAAATCCGAGTCGAGGATAAGTCGGGCAACTTGGTGCCAACGGGAACACCCGGCCTTTTACGAGTGAGGGGAGCTTATACGATCAGGGGCTATTTTAATGCACCTGAACATAATCGGAGTTCTTTTGATTCTGAGGGTTTCTATCACACAGGAGACATCGTTTCAGTAACAAAAGAAGGCAACTTGCAAGTTGTCGGCCGTGTTAAAGATCAAATCAACAGAGGAGGGGAAAAAATCGCCGCTCCAGAGGTTGAAAACCATTTACTCGCTCACAGCGATATCCATGATGCTGCGGTCGTCGGCGTTCCGGATGCTTATTTGGGAGAGCAGAGCTGTGCGGTCATTGTATGTATCGAAAAACAATTGAAACCGATCGAAATTAAACGCTTCCTGAGATCGAAAGGTTTGGCCGATTACAAGGTGCCAGATAGGATCATTTTCGTGGATGTTTTGCCTAAAACAGCCGTTGGAAAGGTGGATAAAAACAAATTAATTGGCGATTTCAATTCGCACGAAAATCGCATCCCCTATTAG